In Fibrobacter sp. UWB10, one DNA window encodes the following:
- a CDS encoding helicase C-terminal domain-containing protein has product MEMKSFVAIDLETTGLDFEKDEIIEVALVRFENGVQGESVDYLVKPTNATLRPFIESLTGISNADIEAAEPFAAVAQKIYAFIGDLPIVAHNAMFDSKFLKQTFAKVGISFDDHPVWDSLTVSRIAYQNVPNHRLDTLVQELGIERSRAHRALPDAEACGHLFVMALDKIASMDPWLVNALSKVARGSYWSLVWNETEGASDLPQYKLPDVPLEDAPAKERAPRVSEFFKEGGLLSTKVENFQIRSNQQDYASVVERNMHKGGLCVLEAPTGSGKSLAYLVSAACKAVSGERVVISTATRALQEQLWSKDIPTVASLFDGKLKAAVLKGRENYLCLRKFEEILKAPQSLLLSDERDSFMAIVPWVFETTTGDVNECNSFSQGRNRVLWSKLASSAKSCLGEKCPHYSKCPALAAKRRAMNSNLVLVNHSLFLADMAVDFALLPLYEHIVFDEAHRLPQVSRQAFGRTISFFALRNIIKTLVPSRGHENENRDGLLAEIEKRIPVEETEIHNLCVNLSESLSETEKALHRFFMKIGKKLAKQKNNRNGFTYSSGIMAEYDADPSAFMDQGLNAIKLADTLAAAVRAQQALSGLLSDVNGRMTELSRFLQDFEFITKAGREDWAFYMEEPFNPHTIKLHASPLEASAPWKEKFYPWIKSATFTSATLSVQGDLTYFVQKMGMDAPGGKKSPFLRVYNESGKKDENRSVIVAKYLPKPSTQEYNDAVNETLCAVLPEVEENTMVLFTSISAMMKAQAALAPLFAEKGKLLLCQHVDGALDGLVAMFRKSRGACLLGCQSLWEGVDFPGDALKLLVIPKLPFPNPVDPLVAGITNKMKAEGKNSFKDYFVPEAFMELRQGLGRLIRSEEDSGKVLILDNRVVVEHYGKTFMRIWNNKQKIAGSIDDIKAALK; this is encoded by the coding sequence ATGGAAATGAAATCTTTCGTTGCGATTGACCTTGAAACGACTGGCCTTGATTTTGAAAAGGACGAAATCATCGAAGTGGCGCTGGTGCGCTTTGAAAACGGTGTGCAGGGCGAATCGGTCGATTACTTGGTAAAGCCTACGAATGCAACGCTTCGTCCGTTTATCGAAAGCTTGACAGGTATCAGCAATGCAGATATTGAAGCCGCAGAACCATTTGCTGCTGTCGCTCAAAAGATTTATGCTTTCATTGGAGATTTGCCGATTGTCGCACACAATGCGATGTTTGATTCCAAGTTCTTGAAGCAGACTTTTGCAAAGGTCGGCATTTCGTTCGATGACCATCCGGTGTGGGATTCGCTGACGGTTTCGCGCATTGCCTACCAGAATGTGCCGAATCATCGCTTGGATACTTTGGTACAGGAATTGGGCATTGAACGTAGCCGCGCTCACCGTGCGCTCCCGGATGCGGAAGCATGCGGGCACCTTTTCGTGATGGCGCTTGACAAGATTGCAAGTATGGACCCGTGGCTTGTGAATGCACTTTCGAAGGTTGCCAGGGGTTCGTACTGGTCGCTGGTATGGAATGAAACCGAAGGCGCTTCGGATCTTCCGCAGTACAAGCTGCCGGATGTCCCGCTGGAAGATGCGCCGGCAAAGGAACGCGCTCCGCGTGTGAGTGAATTCTTTAAAGAAGGCGGCCTCCTTTCGACGAAGGTTGAAAATTTCCAGATTCGTTCGAATCAGCAAGATTACGCCTCGGTGGTGGAACGCAACATGCACAAGGGTGGCCTTTGCGTGCTCGAAGCGCCGACGGGTTCGGGCAAGTCGCTTGCTTACCTGGTGTCTGCCGCCTGCAAGGCAGTGTCGGGCGAGCGCGTGGTGATAAGCACCGCGACCCGGGCACTGCAAGAACAGCTTTGGAGTAAAGATATTCCGACGGTTGCGAGTCTGTTTGATGGCAAATTGAAAGCGGCCGTACTCAAGGGCCGTGAAAATTACCTGTGCCTTCGCAAGTTCGAAGAAATATTGAAAGCTCCGCAAAGCCTGTTGCTGAGCGACGAACGCGATTCCTTTATGGCGATTGTGCCGTGGGTATTTGAAACTACAACGGGCGATGTGAACGAATGCAATTCCTTTAGCCAGGGCCGCAATCGTGTGCTTTGGTCTAAGCTTGCAAGCTCTGCAAAGTCGTGCCTTGGTGAAAAGTGCCCGCATTACAGCAAGTGCCCGGCTCTCGCAGCCAAGCGCCGCGCCATGAATTCCAATTTGGTGCTGGTGAACCATTCGCTGTTCCTTGCCGATATGGCGGTGGATTTTGCACTGCTTCCGCTTTATGAACATATCGTGTTCGATGAAGCGCATAGACTCCCGCAGGTAAGCCGTCAGGCATTTGGCCGAACCATTTCGTTCTTTGCTCTCAGAAATATTATCAAGACGCTTGTTCCGTCTAGGGGTCACGAAAACGAAAACCGCGACGGCTTGCTTGCCGAAATTGAAAAGCGTATCCCTGTCGAAGAAACTGAAATTCACAATCTTTGCGTGAACCTTTCTGAATCGCTTTCTGAAACGGAAAAGGCTTTGCATCGTTTCTTCATGAAGATTGGCAAGAAGCTTGCAAAGCAGAAGAATAACCGCAACGGCTTTACGTATTCTTCGGGAATTATGGCCGAATACGATGCGGATCCCTCTGCCTTTATGGACCAGGGCTTGAACGCAATCAAGCTTGCGGATACCCTTGCCGCTGCAGTACGTGCGCAGCAGGCTCTTTCGGGCTTGTTGAGCGATGTGAACGGTCGCATGACAGAACTTTCCCGTTTCTTGCAGGACTTTGAATTCATTACCAAGGCTGGCCGTGAAGATTGGGCCTTCTATATGGAAGAACCTTTCAACCCGCATACCATCAAGTTGCATGCAAGTCCGCTTGAAGCAAGCGCTCCGTGGAAAGAAAAATTCTATCCGTGGATTAAGTCCGCTACGTTTACCTCGGCAACGCTTTCGGTTCAGGGCGACTTGACCTATTTCGTGCAAAAAATGGGTATGGATGCTCCGGGCGGAAAGAAGTCTCCGTTCTTGCGCGTGTATAATGAATCGGGCAAGAAAGATGAAAATCGCTCGGTGATTGTGGCGAAGTATTTGCCCAAACCCTCAACTCAGGAATACAACGACGCCGTAAATGAAACGCTTTGCGCTGTTTTGCCTGAAGTCGAAGAAAATACGATGGTTCTCTTTACCAGTATTTCTGCGATGATGAAGGCTCAGGCAGCCCTCGCTCCGTTGTTTGCTGAAAAGGGTAAACTGCTTTTGTGCCAGCATGTAGATGGTGCTTTGGACGGCCTTGTGGCTATGTTCCGCAAGTCCCGCGGCGCATGCTTGCTTGGTTGCCAGAGCCTGTGGGAAGGCGTTGACTTCCCGGGCGATGCATTAAAACTTTTGGTGATTCCGAAACTCCCGTTCCCGAATCCGGTGGATCCGCTGGTCGCAGGCATTACCAATAAGATGAAAGCCGAGGGCAAAAATTCGTTCAAGGATTACTTTGTTCCCGAAGCCTTCATGGAATTACGCCAAGGCCTTGGTCGTCTGATTCGTTCCGAAGAAGATAGCGGTAAGGTGCTGATTCTGGACAACCGTGTGGTTGTCGAACATTACGGCAAAACCTTCATGCGTATTTGGAATAACAAGCAGAAGATTGCAGGCTCCATTGACGATATTAAGGCTGCTTTAAAGTAG
- a CDS encoding diguanylate cyclase: MLFFTFCTCVLDPIAYTADGRPGTIARIFVYGSNELLYLTNMFSGVFWLLFLAEHLNYRFSTAHRNVLGFSIVLGLVLVILNNFVPIIFDISANNVYTRRYFWIYTIIDYGLLLDSLIIYLICKHRGGPLKSFPVWIFFFPIIAGTVAQSLFYGISAISSCTAIAIAGVFSSIHGERVYRDKLTNVYNYAYLAILSREYKKKKKDLHVTGILVNVNSFKKINQNYGRVIGNRVLTKVTKVLNRAVGELGIIVRYSSDEFIAFINTTNEIAVSMCITRIKAGLNEVNTFSNSYKLTTCICSQSYDTSKTMDDFIDEIMRSMQEEKTSYYTQLQYNHRDINE; this comes from the coding sequence TTGCTTTTTTTCACGTTCTGCACCTGCGTTCTTGATCCTATTGCCTACACGGCCGATGGCCGCCCCGGAACAATCGCCCGTATCTTCGTGTACGGCAGCAACGAACTTCTATACCTCACCAACATGTTCAGCGGTGTTTTCTGGCTACTGTTCCTTGCCGAGCACCTGAACTACCGTTTTTCAACCGCCCACCGCAACGTTCTCGGTTTTTCCATTGTCCTAGGACTGGTTCTTGTCATTCTCAACAATTTCGTTCCGATTATTTTTGACATTTCCGCAAACAACGTCTATACCCGCAGATACTTCTGGATTTACACCATTATAGATTACGGCCTCTTACTGGACAGCCTTATCATCTATCTCATCTGCAAACACAGAGGCGGGCCGCTCAAATCGTTCCCTGTTTGGATTTTCTTTTTCCCGATTATCGCAGGGACAGTCGCCCAATCGCTCTTTTACGGAATCTCCGCTATTTCTTCGTGCACCGCAATTGCAATCGCGGGCGTATTCTCATCTATTCACGGAGAACGCGTCTATAGAGACAAACTCACCAACGTTTACAATTATGCTTACCTAGCAATCTTGAGCCGGGAATACAAGAAAAAGAAAAAAGACCTTCATGTCACAGGAATTCTCGTAAACGTCAACAGCTTTAAAAAGATCAACCAAAATTACGGCAGAGTCATCGGAAACAGGGTCCTTACCAAGGTCACCAAAGTTCTAAATCGCGCCGTGGGCGAACTCGGAATTATCGTCCGTTATTCAAGCGATGAATTCATCGCTTTCATCAACACCACGAACGAAATAGCCGTCAGCATGTGCATTACGCGTATCAAGGCCGGCCTGAACGAAGTCAACACATTCAGCAATTCGTACAAGCTTACCACCTGCATTTGCAGCCAAAGTTACGATACTTCTAAGACCATGGACGATTTCATTGACGAAATCATGAGATCCATGCAAGAAGAAAAAACCAGTTACTACACGCAACTGCAGTACAATCACCGCGACATTAACGAATAA
- a CDS encoding diguanylate cyclase: MNPLFNLESIYITNIIGIVLMAVMIACNLWRLQNRNHANTNLLAMMFFALTSCIADPISYTTKGLSGTIATASVYITSTWLFVANMFAVFSWNRFLAYYLNGRISKRANLFLNTTVSIGLILLIINFFYPVVFSIDENNLYTRKSLYFFFLIADYLLVIYSLITYYRSKKKGGNLKFFPIWVFIVPILIGGIIQTVFYGISVIPTSITISIAGILASLQNEMIYRDVLTGLFNRTYLDYKLKKFAKRPKQNITGLMLDLNDFKRINDEFGHFVGDEALVATTQILQKAVGSLGIVIRYAGDEFIILINTQDDSVTQACIDKIQQSFSQFNNKNDKAYNLSAAIGCYKLNLKEESVDTFINTIDSRMYENKKAFYASHRVMDRRKH, translated from the coding sequence ATGAATCCTTTGTTCAATTTGGAGAGTATTTACATTACAAATATCATCGGCATCGTTCTGATGGCCGTCATGATAGCATGTAATCTTTGGCGTCTGCAAAACAGAAATCACGCCAACACAAACCTGCTCGCCATGATGTTTTTTGCCCTGACAAGTTGCATCGCAGACCCGATTTCCTATACCACAAAAGGCCTCTCGGGAACTATCGCAACCGCGTCCGTTTATATAACAAGTACTTGGCTTTTCGTCGCAAACATGTTCGCCGTGTTCAGTTGGAACCGATTCCTTGCCTATTACCTGAACGGAAGAATATCGAAAAGAGCAAACCTGTTTCTGAACACGACTGTATCCATCGGTCTAATCCTGCTCATCATTAATTTCTTCTACCCCGTTGTATTTTCTATTGATGAAAACAACCTGTACACCCGTAAAAGCCTGTATTTCTTTTTCTTGATCGCCGACTACCTTCTTGTCATTTACAGTCTTATCACTTACTATAGGAGCAAGAAGAAAGGGGGGAACCTGAAATTCTTCCCTATCTGGGTATTCATCGTTCCCATCCTCATTGGCGGAATCATCCAAACCGTATTCTACGGCATATCGGTCATTCCTACAAGCATTACGATTTCAATTGCCGGAATTTTAGCGAGCCTGCAAAACGAAATGATTTACCGCGATGTGCTCACCGGCCTTTTCAACCGCACCTATCTAGATTACAAACTCAAAAAATTCGCAAAGCGCCCCAAACAAAATATTACGGGCCTTATGCTCGACCTTAATGATTTCAAACGCATCAACGACGAATTCGGACATTTTGTGGGCGACGAAGCTCTTGTTGCCACCACGCAAATCTTGCAAAAAGCCGTAGGCAGTCTCGGCATTGTCATCCGTTATGCAGGCGACGAGTTTATTATTCTCATCAATACTCAAGACGACTCTGTCACCCAGGCCTGCATCGACAAGATTCAGCAGTCCTTCTCGCAATTCAACAACAAGAACGACAAGGCATACAACCTTTCGGCCGCAATCGGTTGTTACAAACTGAACTTAAAAGAAGAAAGTGTCGACACCTTTATCAACACCATTGACTCCCGCATGTACGAAAATAAGAAGGCTTTCTATGCGTCTCACAGAGTTATGGATCGTCGTAAGCACTAA
- the glmM gene encoding phosphoglucosamine mutase yields the protein MSKLMRSISGIRGIVGDTLTPQVLKSHVSAFLQITKAKRVVIGRDSRPTGDAISQFVAGICRLSGVDVVEVGLSTTPSVEILTTELKADAGIIITASHNPLEWNALKFLNNKGLFLGPADVKQLFELADADDFKYPDYRGMGKYEFMKDADGVHVDGTLKIPFVDVEAIKAKHFKVAVDAVNGAGSYIVPRLLEQLGCEVVRVHCEPDGTFPRGAEPIPENLGDLRKAVKDNGCAVGFAVDPDADRCALVDGLGQSIGEEYTLAIATEEVLSQKKGGVCVNLSTSRMNEDVAEKYGCEFSRAKVGEINVSLQMIEKGCVIGGEGNGGVILPALHYGRDSLVAAALVLSWMAHHNGGPEKFVAENPSYAMPKKKFELGDKKVADILPKVKAEFAGWTMDERDGLWLGKEKSWVHVRASNTEPVIRVIAEAPTAEEAEALCTKVEKLI from the coding sequence ATGTCTAAATTAATGCGTTCTATTTCGGGTATCCGCGGAATTGTGGGCGATACCCTTACCCCCCAAGTTTTAAAGAGCCATGTAAGCGCCTTTTTGCAGATTACCAAGGCCAAGCGTGTGGTAATCGGCCGCGATAGCCGCCCGACGGGCGACGCTATCAGTCAGTTTGTCGCGGGCATCTGTCGTCTGTCGGGCGTAGACGTTGTAGAGGTCGGCCTTTCGACGACCCCTTCCGTTGAAATCCTTACGACCGAACTGAAGGCCGACGCTGGCATTATCATTACCGCAAGCCACAATCCGCTGGAATGGAACGCCCTCAAGTTCCTGAACAACAAGGGATTGTTCCTTGGTCCTGCCGACGTGAAGCAACTTTTTGAACTTGCCGATGCCGATGACTTTAAGTATCCGGATTACCGCGGCATGGGCAAGTATGAATTCATGAAGGATGCCGACGGCGTGCATGTCGATGGCACTTTGAAGATTCCGTTTGTTGATGTGGAAGCTATTAAGGCCAAGCATTTCAAGGTGGCAGTCGATGCCGTGAATGGCGCTGGCAGCTACATTGTGCCGCGCCTGTTGGAACAGCTCGGTTGCGAAGTGGTGCGCGTGCACTGCGAACCCGATGGCACGTTCCCGCGTGGTGCCGAACCGATTCCCGAAAATTTGGGCGACCTGCGCAAGGCTGTAAAGGATAACGGTTGCGCTGTGGGCTTTGCGGTGGATCCGGATGCGGACCGTTGCGCTCTTGTCGATGGCCTTGGTCAGAGCATTGGCGAAGAATACACGCTTGCCATTGCGACCGAAGAAGTTCTTAGCCAGAAGAAAGGTGGCGTTTGTGTTAATTTGTCTACAAGTCGCATGAACGAAGACGTTGCCGAAAAGTATGGCTGTGAATTCAGCCGCGCTAAGGTCGGCGAAATTAACGTAAGCTTGCAGATGATTGAAAAGGGCTGCGTTATCGGTGGCGAAGGCAACGGCGGCGTGATTCTCCCGGCCCTCCACTACGGTCGCGATAGCCTCGTGGCTGCTGCTCTCGTGCTCAGCTGGATGGCTCACCATAACGGCGGTCCGGAAAAGTTCGTGGCTGAAAATCCGTCTTACGCCATGCCCAAGAAAAAGTTTGAACTCGGCGACAAAAAGGTGGCTGATATCTTGCCCAAGGTCAAGGCTGAATTTGCAGGCTGGACCATGGATGAACGCGATGGCCTGTGGCTTGGCAAGGAAAAGTCTTGGGTGCATGTGCGCGCCAGCAATACGGAACCGGTTATCCGTGTTATTGCCGAGGCTCCGACTGCTGAAGAAGCCGAAGCTCTCTGCACTAAAGTCGAAAAACTTATATAG
- a CDS encoding T9SS type A sorting domain-containing protein — protein MGKQFSTLLSTALVAALCGTASAYTLNGTVTGKDGKAIQGADVKLLKRNKSTTTDEQGKFTFQEETIGLTQARSAGGFSVTNGVLNFTQNGSTPVQVKIFDMVGNQVFAQTFQGSGSVDLNSVIEAQGTYLARVKLGSAQETIRFNASGSFSGSAMQKHQALARLSNEQDTLRVTFEGYDTLKTYLPNLDTTVSIKLNEVSSEPTFKFGYAMKNTPTPSKGCGTTSKLQKTKSVENGDRFEMRVGSDNREYFITLPKNYDNKKPYKLLFAMHCMGSNAEDFVHHYADQDHPSPYYGQQKLDTEGNYIFVSPRGDTDGMPWSVSSDKDHVFINQLLTTLEENYCIDTSRVFMTGFSFGAMVTNSMAQDMQDRLRAVAVYATADYNIYLPKNKGLPIAWMAVHGKNDGTCQYNRARDSALKRILKNNGKADADGNFTDASAEKPKEVGGSGHLCYDFTTVDERFPVKFCSWNGQHQWTAYDNGNWQNTWVPEEVHKFFEQF, from the coding sequence ATGGGAAAGCAGTTCTCAACGCTGTTATCAACAGCACTTGTTGCTGCATTGTGCGGCACAGCATCTGCATATACATTGAACGGTACCGTCACCGGTAAAGACGGCAAGGCTATCCAGGGCGCGGACGTAAAGCTCCTCAAGAGAAACAAGTCCACCACCACTGATGAACAAGGCAAGTTCACCTTCCAGGAAGAAACAATCGGTCTTACACAGGCTCGTAGCGCCGGCGGTTTCAGCGTCACTAACGGCGTTTTGAACTTTACTCAGAATGGTAGCACCCCGGTTCAGGTCAAGATTTTTGATATGGTCGGCAACCAGGTCTTTGCTCAGACCTTCCAGGGTTCCGGCTCTGTGGATCTGAATTCCGTTATCGAAGCTCAGGGCACCTACCTCGCCCGCGTCAAGCTCGGTTCTGCACAAGAAACGATTCGCTTTAACGCTTCCGGTAGCTTCTCTGGTTCTGCAATGCAGAAGCACCAGGCTCTCGCAAGACTTTCCAACGAACAGGACACCTTGAGAGTCACTTTCGAAGGCTATGACACCCTCAAGACATACCTCCCGAACCTTGACACAACCGTAAGCATCAAGCTTAATGAAGTCTCTTCTGAACCGACATTCAAGTTCGGTTACGCAATGAAGAACACCCCGACCCCGAGTAAGGGCTGCGGCACGACTTCCAAGCTGCAAAAGACCAAGAGTGTCGAAAACGGCGACCGTTTCGAAATGAGAGTCGGCAGCGACAACCGCGAATACTTCATCACGCTACCGAAGAACTACGACAACAAGAAACCTTACAAGTTGCTCTTCGCCATGCACTGCATGGGCTCTAACGCCGAAGACTTCGTTCACCACTATGCGGACCAGGACCATCCGAGTCCGTACTACGGCCAGCAAAAACTCGACACCGAAGGCAACTACATCTTCGTTTCTCCGCGTGGCGATACCGACGGTATGCCGTGGAGCGTATCTAGCGACAAGGACCACGTGTTCATTAACCAGTTGCTTACGACTCTCGAAGAAAACTACTGCATTGACACCAGCCGCGTGTTCATGACGGGCTTCAGCTTCGGTGCCATGGTCACGAACTCCATGGCCCAGGACATGCAAGACCGCCTGCGCGCAGTCGCTGTCTATGCAACCGCCGACTACAACATCTACTTGCCGAAGAACAAGGGCTTGCCTATCGCCTGGATGGCTGTGCACGGCAAGAACGACGGCACCTGCCAATACAACCGCGCTCGTGACAGTGCACTCAAGCGCATCCTCAAGAACAACGGTAAGGCCGACGCAGATGGCAACTTCACCGACGCCAGCGCAGAAAAGCCGAAGGAAGTCGGTGGCAGCGGACACCTCTGCTATGACTTCACAACCGTCGACGAACGCTTCCCGGTCAAGTTCTGCAGCTGGAACGGTCAGCACCAGTGGACAGCCTACGACAACGGCAACTGGCAGAACACCTGGGTTCCTGAAGAAGTTCACAAGTTCTTCGAACAGTTCTAA
- a CDS encoding Hsp20/alpha crystallin family protein: MTQFIPSTFYGIQNFLDNLNACNAQNECSYTPKADYYEVDNGFMLEVELPGVKKEDLDIQVEKNIITVKATRNRKESKFTYERSFRLADDIDTENIKVSLENGVLSFALSKKQAAAARKLTID, translated from the coding sequence ATGACACAGTTTATTCCGAGCACTTTCTACGGTATCCAGAACTTCCTTGACAACTTGAACGCCTGCAACGCCCAGAACGAATGCAGCTACACGCCCAAGGCCGACTACTATGAAGTCGACAACGGCTTCATGCTTGAAGTGGAACTCCCGGGCGTCAAGAAGGAAGACTTGGACATCCAGGTCGAAAAGAACATCATCACCGTCAAGGCAACGCGTAACCGCAAGGAAAGCAAGTTCACTTACGAGCGCAGCTTCCGCCTGGCCGACGATATCGACACCGAAAACATCAAGGTCTCCCTCGAAAACGGCGTCTTGTCGTTCGCCTTGTCAAAAAAGCAGGCCGCAGCCGCCCGCAAACTGACGATTGACTAA
- a CDS encoding TolC family protein, with the protein MINTKVLITAILTTAALSTTALAEGSWTLEDCLKQAKKASLKLESAKLREQSADISIKQAKSSGGPTVSASIQNTLYDHPFIDNEDHYRLNLGISGSYTLWDGGATSLNVESKKLSKEATVLATKQTERSVQESVLNAYMSLLAANENLRTADASVELAQAEFEHYSKLYEAGSITKKDLTQSQSNVLQKQTSQLTAQLSVSTAKTTLRQLLELDDNAEFQITAPETNIESPDSLEPLPTFEQLKTDAQNAHPGLKSDSVSVRAAQKNTKVASKGNSITVTLGANSSTGLQAWESDAYKNQLKYGWQNSITLGINIPIIDGGATASKVLQAQVSETESQVSLKEDLKTLENNLEKLYLNAMSADMQWKAAILQVQAESEALTVAEEQRNAGALTYTDFLSQKNNLEKAQITLTNAKYTSLLSRKLLELYQGKLD; encoded by the coding sequence ATGATTAATACCAAAGTCCTCATTACCGCAATCCTTACAACAGCCGCCCTTTCTACGACGGCTCTTGCCGAAGGCTCCTGGACCTTAGAGGACTGCCTCAAGCAAGCCAAAAAGGCAAGCCTAAAACTTGAATCGGCCAAGCTCCGCGAGCAGTCCGCCGACATTTCAATTAAGCAGGCTAAATCTAGCGGCGGCCCTACCGTAAGTGCAAGCATCCAGAACACGCTCTACGACCACCCCTTTATCGACAACGAAGACCATTATCGATTGAACCTCGGCATTTCGGGATCATACACACTATGGGACGGCGGCGCCACTAGCTTGAACGTGGAATCCAAGAAACTATCCAAAGAAGCGACCGTCCTTGCCACAAAGCAGACCGAACGCAGCGTGCAAGAAAGCGTGCTAAACGCCTACATGAGCCTGCTTGCCGCAAACGAGAACCTGCGTACTGCAGACGCCTCGGTCGAACTTGCCCAGGCCGAATTCGAGCACTACAGCAAACTCTACGAAGCGGGCTCCATTACCAAGAAAGATTTGACCCAGTCGCAGTCCAACGTGCTGCAAAAGCAAACCTCGCAGCTCACCGCTCAGCTTTCGGTCAGCACCGCGAAAACCACACTACGCCAACTTCTGGAACTTGACGACAACGCGGAATTCCAAATTACCGCACCTGAAACAAATATCGAAAGTCCCGATTCCCTTGAACCGCTCCCGACATTCGAACAGCTCAAGACGGACGCCCAAAACGCACACCCCGGACTCAAGTCCGACAGCGTGTCCGTACGCGCCGCCCAAAAAAACACGAAAGTCGCCAGCAAGGGCAATTCCATTACTGTGACTCTCGGAGCCAATTCCAGCACGGGCTTGCAAGCTTGGGAATCCGATGCCTACAAGAACCAGCTCAAGTACGGTTGGCAGAATTCTATTACGCTTGGCATTAACATTCCGATTATCGATGGTGGTGCAACCGCAAGCAAAGTCTTGCAGGCACAAGTCAGCGAAACCGAATCGCAGGTCAGCCTCAAAGAAGATTTAAAGACCCTCGAAAACAATCTCGAAAAGCTCTATCTAAATGCCATGAGCGCCGACATGCAATGGAAGGCAGCAATCCTCCAAGTGCAGGCCGAATCCGAAGCACTCACCGTAGCCGAGGAACAGCGTAACGCAGGCGCCCTCACCTATACCGACTTCCTGAGTCAAAAGAACAACCTCGAAAAGGCCCAAATTACGCTCACCAACGCAAAATACACGAGCCTTTTATCCCGAAAGCTCCTTGAATTATACCAAGGCAAGCTGGACTAA
- a CDS encoding PTS sugar transporter subunit IIA: MRLSERFVDNCILINSKSTSKEEILNELVDTLCSAYKLDHRNEIFDAVWTREQSRSTGIGCGLAVPHAKIDCVDRMCMAAATIESGLDFASFDGEPVYLIILIVSPGNTVGPHLKALSSVSRLLADGGVRKDLIASKDPAEFLTILRAAEDKYL, encoded by the coding sequence ATGCGCCTTTCCGAAAGGTTTGTCGACAATTGCATTCTGATTAACTCCAAGAGCACGTCCAAGGAAGAAATCCTGAACGAACTCGTGGATACGCTTTGCAGTGCCTACAAATTGGATCACCGCAATGAAATCTTTGATGCCGTCTGGACGCGCGAACAGAGCCGTTCCACCGGTATCGGTTGTGGACTTGCCGTTCCGCACGCCAAGATTGACTGCGTAGACCGCATGTGCATGGCAGCAGCCACCATCGAAAGCGGCCTGGATTTCGCCTCGTTCGACGGCGAACCGGTATACCTGATCATTTTGATCGTAAGCCCCGGCAACACCGTGGGCCCGCACTTGAAGGCTCTTTCCTCTGTCAGCCGTCTTTTGGCCGATGGCGGTGTCCGTAAGGACCTGATTGCCTCCAAGGACCCGGCCGAGTTCCTGACGATTCTCCGCGCCGCCGAAGACAAATACCTCTAA
- a CDS encoding type I 3-dehydroquinate dehydratase, whose amino-acid sequence MISDSRKYLVGLVGPDVLEAAEKDLFHPVRLDLDCCDAIEIRYDFFDESVWPTLSERVRNIVANKIQIGTIRLKRDGGKFPDARAVERLELWKQILSARQVPEWLDLERDCLNDFKTLNDMAYPIGVGLLISEHNFERIPTDMELETFAADLKRVGAQGLKIAAMSNSDSDCDRLYKFAKKYGKKFQMFAAFGMGETGRVSRLWSLNEGANLTYGSIGHSEAPGQIEVSIMRRALDQSENLHSQMEILAFLEQF is encoded by the coding sequence ATGATTTCTGACTCTCGCAAATACCTTGTGGGGCTTGTGGGCCCCGACGTTCTCGAAGCCGCCGAAAAGGACTTGTTCCATCCGGTGCGTCTCGACCTCGACTGCTGCGACGCCATCGAAATCCGCTACGATTTCTTTGACGAATCCGTGTGGCCCACCCTTTCAGAAAGAGTCCGAAACATTGTCGCAAACAAAATCCAAATCGGCACCATCCGCTTAAAGCGCGATGGCGGCAAGTTCCCCGACGCCCGCGCCGTCGAACGCCTGGAGCTTTGGAAGCAAATTCTTTCGGCAAGGCAAGTTCCCGAATGGCTAGACCTCGAGCGCGACTGCCTGAACGATTTCAAGACATTGAACGATATGGCCTACCCCATCGGTGTCGGCCTGCTCATTTCAGAACACAACTTCGAACGCATTCCGACCGACATGGAACTTGAAACCTTCGCCGCAGACCTCAAGCGCGTAGGCGCCCAGGGTCTAAAGATTGCAGCCATGAGCAATTCCGACAGCGACTGCGACCGCCTATACAAGTTCGCAAAAAAGTACGGCAAAAAATTCCAGATGTTTGCCGCCTTCGGCATGGGTGAAACCGGCAGAGTCAGCCGCCTTTGGTCGTTGAACGAAGGCGCAAACCTCACCTACGGCTCCATCGGACACTCCGAGGCACCGGGACAAATCGAAGTCTCTATTATGCGTCGCGCCCTCGATCAAAGCGAAAATTTGCATTCCCAGATGGAAATTTTGGCTTTTTTGGAGCAATTCTAG